The genomic region TGTCTTTGCAACTGAACCGCTGCCCGAAGACAGTGAACTGTGGGAAATGGAAAATGTATTAATCGCGCCGCACGTTTCCGGTGGTACGCAGTTTGAGGGACAATATGTCCTCGAAATCTTCGGTGAAAACATCGGGCGCTTCGTGCGTGGTGAACTACCGTTGCGTAACCAAGTCGACAAAAGTGCCGGTTTCTAGAAGGACATATAGATGAACAAACTAGGCGTCGGACTGATGGGCAGCGATGTCCATGTATCTGGCTATATCAAAGCGTTTACCGCCTGCCCTGACGCCGAATTAATCGGCGTTGCCGACGATGAGGAACAAATAGCGCAAGATCTGTGTCGTCAAGGTCAAATGAAGTATGCCACGACCGACTATCAACAACTATTGGACGATGCAGACATCCAGATCATCTTGGTTTGTACCCCAGATCTCTTTCACGCCGAACACGCTATCGCGGCGCTTCGAGCAGGAAAGCACGATGGGGGTCGATATAGAAAGCTGCCGAAAATTGGTGCAAACGGTGGACGAAACCGGACTCACGTTCATGGCGAGTCAATTCATGCGATTTGAACCTATCTACAAGCAGATTAAGGGGATCTACGACACTGAAGGGATCGGACGCGCTTTTTTCGTCGAAGGCAGCTACATCCACGACATGCGATCCCTCTACAATCCGGTAACTTGGCGGTCTCATCCAAGCACCGCACAGAACATTCTGATCGGGGGCGGCTGCCACCCCTTCGATCTACTCCGGTGGACAGTCGGTGCCGACGTTACAGAGGTCCACGCCTATTCCAATGGGTACGCCGCCCAAGATTTTCCGCTCGATGACTGCTACATCTTCACCTTTCAGTTTGAAAACGGTTGCGTCGGCAAAGTGCTCGTTACCAGCGGCTGCAAAGGTCGCGGGATGGGCGAAGGCTTCCTCTCTATCTACGGCACAGAAGGCACAATCTGGAAAAACCGTATCCACCATCCCGATGGTCGCACAGAAGAAATTGTCGCAGCGGATGGAAATGCAATTCAGGAAGCAGTTTCCCATTTCGTTGACTGCGTGATTAACGGGAAGCAACCACTGATTGATGTGCGAGAAGGCGCAAAAACCGTTTCAGCCTTAGCCGCAGGTGTAGAGTCCGCGGAAACAGGGAAGCCAGTAAAGGTTATCAACTGGTTCGATAGCTGAATTCATGCTCCACGATTCAGTGAACTAATGAACCAATGAACTAATGTACTAATTTCGTCTTTGCGGTAGATTTAACATAGATTAGAAAAAACCATGCAGGGAAAAAAAATAACCCCACTACAGGGTGAGGCTCTACGCCGTATCCCCGCCATCGAACAACTGCTCTCTCGTGAACCGTTTCTCACAATGCAGGAAGGCTATTCGCGGGATCTCATAACGGAAGCCTTACGCACCGTCACTGCGGAAATTCGGGGGCAAATTCTTAATGCAGAGATTGTAGAACCTCCCGATGAATCGGCGTATGCAGCACTCGTCCGCGTGGAACTCGAATCCCTAACCACCCCTGCACTCCGTCCGATTGTCAACGCCACCGGCACGATTACACACACCAACCTCGGCAGATCGCTGCTCAGTGCTTCGGCAGCTGAAAGCCTCGCGCAAGCCGCTGCTAACTATGTGAATCTGGAGTATGATTTGGATACTGGAGAGCGTGGGCATCGAGATCGAATCACTGAACCCCTGTTGAAGCGATTGACGGGATGCGAAGCCTCAACTATAGTGAACAACAACGCTGCAGCCGTGTTACTTGCGTTGAATACCTTAGCACGCGACAAAGAGGTCATCGTGTCTCGCGGCGAACTCATTGAGATCGGCGGGGCGTTCCGCATCCCTGATGTGATGGAAGCAAGCGGAGCCATCTTGCGCGAGGTAGGGACAACAAACCGAACACATCTTCGAGACTACGAGAACGCAATCAACGAAAACACGGCATTGATGCTAAAGGTACATCCAAGCAACTACAAGGTCGTCGGATTCGCTTCAACCCCCACAATGGAAGAAATCACCGAACTTGGACGTCAGCACAGCGTACCAACGATGGAGGACCTCGGAAGCGGTTCGTTGATTGATCTGACCCGTTACGGTTTGCCCTATGAGCCGGTGGTACGCGAGCGGATAGACGCCGGCGTCGATGTCGTCACATTCAGTGGCGACAAGCTGCTCGGAGGATCGCAGGCGGGGATTATTGTGGGTCGGTTGGACGCAATCGAGCAAATTCGCAAAAATCCATTGATGCGAGCGTTGCGCGTCGGAAAACTCACCATCGCTGCACTCGAAGCTACCCTACGGCTCTACCTTAACGAAAAGGAATTGACCGAAAAACTACCAATGCTTCAGCGTTACACGCGACCAATAGCCGAGCTCCGTGAGGTCGCTGAAAAACTTGCCAATCATCTCCGGCAAATCTTCGGTGACGCAATCCAAGTTACGGTTGAACACAGCACCGCACAGATTGGTAGCGGTTCGCTCCCCGTCGATACATTACCGAGTCTAGCTGTCAGCCTACACGCACCGCAAATCTCCGCCGAAACCCTCGCCACACACTTCCGGTCACAACCGAGCCCTGTGATCGGTCGCGTACAGGATGAGCGGCTCCGGTTCGATGTTCGGACGGTGTTTGACAGGGAGTTGACGTGGATTGGCAATGCAGCAAAGGGTGTGATGGAACAACTTCAAGCAGAATTGAACCTTTCGACTTAGAGGGGACAAGGTATTATGCGACATGTCATCATCGGCACCGCCGGACACGTTGATCACGGAAAATCTGCGCTGATACACGCCCTCACCGGCATCGAAACCGATCGGCTCAAAGAGGAGAAGGAACGCGGTCTGTCAATTGAATTGGGATTTGCCTACTTCGATCTGCCGGACGGTTCACGTGCCGGTATCGTTGATGTGCCCGGTCACGAGCGGTTTATCCGAAACATGCTCTCAGGCGCGTACGGGATGGACATGGTGCTGCTTGTCGTTGACGCAAAAGAAGGTGTGCAAGAGCAGACGCTGGAACATCTGGAGATCCTCGATCTACTCGGCATTTCGACCGGCATCCTAGTGATGACGAAGGTGGATCTGGTGACGCCCGACCAGTTGGCGGAATCCGCCGAAATGTCCCAAGAGATGTTGGTCGGAACAACCCTCGAAGGCTCACCCACCGTCCATGTCTCAGCGATAACAGGCGAAGGCTTAGATAAACTCAAGAGTACAATCGTGGCTTGTGTTATTAATACGGAAGCGCAAGCAGAGCGGCATAATGGAATCCCACGCCTATATGTGGACCGCGTCTTTTCGATGACAGGGTTCGGCGGGGTAGTGACAGGAACGCTGATGGGCGGCGCAATCCAACGCGAGCAACGGCTAGTTATGCTACCCCAAGGACAAGAGGTACGTGTCCGCGGTGTCCAAGTTCACAACGAACAAGCTGAAAACGCACAATCAGGACAACGGACAGCATTGAATCTGTCAGGCATCACCAAAGACCAAATCGAACGTGGAAATGTACTCTGTCCAAGCGGATTTGCGGAAGTGACAGATAATATCGACGTGTCACTTGACCTCCTGTCATCCTTCCCAAGAATGCTTGAACACTGGACGCGCCTACGGTTTTATCTCGGAACAAACGAGACATTTTGCCGCGCAATCCTACTGATGGACGAAGCAGTCTTGCCGGGAGATTCGACGCAGCTCCAGTTGCGCCTTGAGAAACCGATTTTGACCTTCAAAGGGGATCGGTTTATCGTGCGCGACTTCTCAGCCCAACATACGGTCGGTGGCGGACGGGTGATTAACCCATTCGCCCCACGCCACAAACGATTCACGGAAGAGACACTGGAAACCCTAACCGTGTGGGAAGACGCAGATGATGCCGAAGTTGTGAGACTGGTATTGGCACAAAACCGTGAACTCTGCGTGCCAGAGGAATTTCTCCGCTACTACCTACCTTATACCGATGCAGATTTCAGAGGGTTACTAAAAGGCCTTGAGGATCATCAAGAAATTGTGCGTTGGGCGGGAGCCACGCCGCTCGTTTCTGCGATGGATCGGACAGAACAAGCACAAGCCAGTCTGATTAACGCGCTAGCAAATTTCCATGAAGATCAACCGCTCGCCCCCGGTCAAAACACCTCGCAACTCCGTCTCCAACTCAAACTCGACGAAATCGGCTTTGAGAAAATTGTCGATCAACTAATTCGCCAGCAAGAGATTGTCACCGATGGGAATCTGCTGCGCCTATCATCGCACCAAATCCAATTCTCAGCCGAAGAAGAAGATATCAAGGAAAAGGTTGAAGGGATATTCCTTGACGCTGGTATCAACACCCCAGCCATGACTGAATTGACCGCCCAGTTGTCCAAATATCCGCCGCAGTCAGTGCAGCAGACCTTTTACGCGCTGATGAACCTCGGACGATTCATTAGAATTGCAGATGACCTATTTATTCATACCCAAATTTTTGAAGAAATTGTGAATTCGCTTACCGATTACCTCCAGAAAAATGATATAATAACCGTTGCCGAATTCCGAGAACTTGCACAGACCAGCAGGAAATACGCTGTACCGTTTCTCGAATACTGCGACGGGCAAGGATTGACGATCCGTGAAGGGAACCACCGACGGCTACGGAGATCTCAACGTCGGGCGTAGTAAGCATCTTCCTTCAATCGGGAAAACCTACAATTTCACAGGAAAAATGGGAAAATTCAGGTGAATCAAACAAATTTTGCCTAAATTTCTATATGGGAGGGGATAGGGTCCGGTGGCTCTACTGGTCTTCAAAACCAGCTTGCCCATGCAAGTGGGTAGGTGGGTTCGACTCCCACCCTCTCCCGCCACACTGCTTCATCTCATTATGCCAATCACCTTTGAATGAGACGAACGAAAAAATCAACAAAATATTGAAAAGCATGGCATCAGCTTTCGGAGAGCTGCAACGATTTTTAATGGTCGAGTGCTACAATGGGAAGATAATCGAAAAGACTATGGCGAGGAACGACGGATTGCGATTGGACGAATAGAATATAGAATTTTACAGGTAGTTTATACCCTGCGTAACCGGAACAGCCGAATCATTTCAGCGAGAAAGGCAACGAAAGATGAAAGACGAAAATATCTCCTCATATACCCTTGACGAAATCAAAGGGCAGGTTGATGAGACCGATTGGGAACGGGTTGACGCTATGACGGACGAAGACTTATACAAAACGGCTCAGTCTGACTCAGATGCTCAACCGCTAACCGAGACGGAATTGAACTGTTTCAAACGGGCTATTTATGCCAATGGAGAGATGCTGTGGGAGGATGAGCAGACCGTTGGTGAGTTGTTAGCAAATGGTGAAAAGTACGCCTTGATTCCTGTGGATAGGAAAGTTTTGGAGTGGTTTGAGAAAGCAGATGACCGCTACCTAGCAAAAATGAACGCGGTATTGCGCGTTTATATCGAATCACAAGAAGATTGATATTGATTGCTGAAAAACTATCAAACCCACACATAATCCCAAGCGGACCACACGTGTAATACGGGTTAATATACTGTCTACGCTTCACGCTTCACGCATCAGGAGTTAACCATGCCAATCAGGATCTTACCCCCCGACATCTCCAACAAAATCGCTGCCGGCGAGGTCGTTGAACGCCCAGCATCCGTGGTGAAGGAATTGGTAGAAAATGCAATTGACGCGGAGAGCACAAACATCAATATTGAAATACGCGCGGGCGGCAAGCGACTCATCTCAGTCTCAGATAATGGTGCAGGCATGAGTCGTGAGGACGCACTCATCGCGATAGAACGCCACGCAACCAGTAAAATCAGCATCGTTGAGGATTTAGAGACGATTCAGACTTTTGGATTTCGTGGAGAAGCACTCCCAAGCATCGCATCAGTATCGCAGTTTGAATTGCTGACGCGAACCCCCGACGCGGTCGAAGGCACAAAGATCACCGTCGAAGGCGGCGTGGTTCGCCCCGTCCAAGCAAGCGGCTGTTCGCCGGGGACACACATCACGGTTAACAACCTCTTTTATAATGTGCCGGCACGGCTGAAATTCCTCAAAACTGATGCGACAGAGTTGAATCACATCACAAATCAGGTGATGTGGGCGGCACTTGCAAACCCGCAAACCCAGTGTTCCCTCTCTCACAATAACCGCTCTCTAATCGATGTCCGAGCGTGTGAATCCTATCTTGAGCGGATACGCCTGCTATACGGGAAAGAGTTCGCAGAAAACCTGATCGAGTTCGATGCGGATCTACCGAACCTCCATCTGCGCTGTTTTATCGGAAAACCCGATTTCACAAAGGCAAACCGCAACTATCAACTCTTTTTCTTGAATCGACGCCCTATCCGGAGCAAAGTACTTGGCGCAGCCCTCAACGAGGCAATGCGATCCATGGTGCCGAAAGATCGGTATGTCGTTGCGTTTCTGTTCCTCACAATGAGTGGACAGCATGTTGATGTCAATGTCCACCCGGCGAAGATCGAGGTGCGATTCCAGAATGAGCGCAGCCTTTACAGCGGGGTAGTGCGTCTGCTGCATAGCGGCATCTATAAAAACAAATATATCCCCAAAATAGAGACCGAAGATAGCAAAATCGAGTCAGCGCAGGATTCTACGCCTGAAGGCAGAGCTATCCCCACGGCCCGCCCGCCCGAACGACCGCGAATCGACGTGGATACTCCTGTCACACGCACCTCCATCTTCCCTTCGGGATCCCGCGAATCTATACAGCCAACGCCAACACCCGCCACTACCACCACACCGCTACGTCCTGAAGAACTAGATCCGCAACAAGAACCCCTACAAGTTGAATCGGTGCAACGACCACAACACCCAATTCCCGACGGAACAGAACTTCAACTTCTCGACTTTGAAGGTGTCCAGCTAAAAACCAATCTGTTTAATACCTATATCGTTGCAGAAGGTGGAGATCGGGTGTTCCTGATTGATCAACACGTTGCAGCCGAGCGCGTGTTGTACGAACGTTATGTCGAACAACTCAAGACAGACAGCATTCCTGTACAAGGGTTGTTGCTACCTGTCACCATCGAAGCGACGCCCCAGCAGCTAACAGCACTTGATGCCCACAACGAACTATTTGAAAAACTCGGTTTCGATGTGGAGCGGTTCGGTGGAAGAACAATCCTTGTCAGATCTATCCCTGCGACACTACCCACAGGACTTGTCAACGCAACAGTCACAGATCTACTAGATGGGATCGGTAATGCCACAACACCAACCATAGAACATCTCGAAGTACAAGACAAGGCGCTCATCATGCTCGCCTGCAAGTCCGCTGTGAAGGCCGGTGATACGCTGACGATGGAGGAGATGGTCAACCTAATCAAAGATCTCTCTCAAGCGAAGTTGCCGTTCAACTGTCCACACGCACGCCCCATCATTGTGGAGATGCATCGAAATGAACTGGAGAGCCGGTTTAAGCGACGATGATTCTGAGTTGTGGTAAGAATGATGATATTCAACACCCCCAAAGATTTGCCAATGTTTACCTAAGTTGGTAGCATGTGTGGCGTAATGAAATTGTCCCTTATACCCGTGGATTGAGCATCTGCTGACCTGTCGAGGCTCCTTGCTTCACGCGCCTCAATAAGTTCGGAATGTACAACTTGCCCGACATACAAAGCCCCGGAGGGGCGATAGTGCGTCGTAAATTTGGTTATACCTGATAGGTTTAGGTATGAAGACTTGACCTACAGGTTGCCTAGCAACTTGCGTGGAGGCAGAATTCGATGGCAAAACACTATAGAGTTGGTATTATCGGCTGTGGCAGAATTGCGGAAAGACATGCCAACGCCTACACAGCGATCGAGTCCACCGAACTTGTTGCAGTCGCAGAACCAGATCCGGAACGTCGACTCAAATTCGATGAAACCTACGGTATCGCCGGTCTCTACGAAAATTATCGCGAGATGCTCGCAAATAAAGAGTTGGATATTATCAGCATCTGCACATGGCACCCATTTCATTGCGAAATGACGGTTGTCGCCGCTGAAAGCGGGGTACAAGCGATATTATGCGAAAAGCCGATGGCGCTTAATCTGCGCGAAGCGGATCAGATGTTGGAAGCATGCGAAACGACTGGAACAAAGCTGGTCATAGGACATCAACACCGCTTCGACCCGCAAGCGGTGAACGCAATAGAATTTGTCAAAGACAACGCTATCGGTGAATTGCGGTCAATCTTCGGGCACTGCAGCAGCGATCTACTCAATAACGGCACCCATGTCGTTGACCTCATCCGCTACTTTGCCGACGATTCTCCGATCGGATGGGTCATGGGACAAATCGATCGCCCATCGGATAAGGTTAACTTTGGACATCGCGTTGAACATAACGCCATCGGGCAGTGGCAGTTTGAAAACGGTGTATATGCAATACTCGCACAGGGTGAACTCGCGCCAAGCAGCTATGCATTCCAACTCTGTGGCACCGCCGGAATCATCAGTGTCAATGCTCCCGAAGGTCGGCAGCTGCAAGTCATCACCAAAAATGGTGAACTTGACGTTTCCCTTGAGAAGGTCAACCCCAAGCAGGCGGAGGTGGAGGAACTGATTGGGTGGCTGGAAGGGGGACCACCCCACCGATCACGTGGCGAAAGCGGCAGAGCAACGCTGGAAGTTCTCATGGCGATTATGGACTCGTCGCGCCTACGCCGCGCTATCTACCTGCCCCTCGAAACGCAGGAGTCGCCGCTAGAGCTGATGATCGAGTCGGAGCAGATCTGAAACGCAACTCAATACAATTGAACTCAATACAGCGAGTATTGTAGGTTGGGTTGAACGGTTGAAAATGCCTCTCTATCAAGCATAGTAGAGGTGTCACTTGTCAACACAACGTTCTTACAAATAACGAGAGTGAACCCCAACATCCGTAACTAATGAACTAATAAACTAATGAACCGATGAACCAACACGGAGTGAGCCCATGCTAACACCTGAACAACTTCAATTTTATAAAGATAATGGCTACCTACTCGCCGAAGGAGTCTTCACTCCCGAAGAGATTGACGAATGCGTTCGCGAAACCGATGCGATGTTTGACCGTGTCCAGCAGGGCGGACGCCGACTTGAAGCCACATGGGGCGGCAAATGGCGAGAAGCCCAGATTCCGAAAGATGAACTTGGTAAGACGTCGGTGCTCAGTATCCACAACATGCAATACCATTCCGCAGTTTTCACCAGAATGCTAGTCAATCCGAAGTTAGGTCAGATTGTCGCCGATTTGATTGGACCCAATGTGCAGCTGCACCACACGAAACTGCACGTCAAGCCACCTGAAAAAGGATCCCCTTTTCCGATGCACCAAGACTATCACTACTTTCCATACGAAAACGACTCGATGATCGCAGCGGTAGTCTATCTTGAAGACGCAACAGTCGAAAGTGGCTGCCTGTGTGTCATGCCGGGCGTCCATAAACAGGGAGTCTTGCCGCACGAACCCGATGGACTTTACCTCTCACCACAGAAATACCCCATCGAAAACGCAACACCGTGCGAAGGGAGTGCGGGCGATGTGCTGCTCTTTAGCTATCTGACCCCACACGGTTCATATCCAAATCGCACCGATCATCCACGACGCATCGTCCTATTCCAATACTGCTCTGCCACCGATCAACGCCTCAAAGACGTGCACATCTCCCCCGGGCACGGGCTGATGGTGCACGGCATCAACCCAACTCCGGATGCATAAGAAAAAGGAGAAATATCAATGGTTAAAACAGCCGATGTAGTCATCATCGGAGGAGGTGCAATCGGCACAAGCCTTCTATATCATCTAACCGCTAAAGGCGTGCGAAACGTGGTACTCCTAGAAAAAGGGCTACTCTGTGCCGGCTCTACAGGCGATTCGGCGGCAATTATGCGTCAGCACTACTCCAACGAAGTCAGCATCCGTCTTGTCAAGAAGAGCCTCGAAATCTTCCAGCACTTTCCCGAAATGTTTGATGGAACGGAAGTCCTTCACAACGTTGGTTGGTATTTCTTGGTCCCACCGGAGGCTGCCGATATTTTCCATGACAACATGGCACAACTGAAGCGGCTGGGCGTGCGGACATGGGAGGTCTCATTGGAAGACGCCGCCGAAGCACTACCGGGCTTAAATATGGAAGGCATCGGCTGCGTAGCTCACGAGCCTGATTCTGGCTATGTAGATCCCCACGGCATGGTGAGTGCCTTCGCTGCCAAAGCCAAAAGCAATGGCGCGCACGTCTATCTCCAGACCCCAGCCCGTGACATCAAACTGAGTAATGGTCGCGTTTCCACCGTAGTCACAGATCAGGGTGAGATTAGCACACCCGTTGTCGTCAATGCTGCCGGACCTTGGGCAAAAGCGGTGGGACAGTGGGTAGGGTTAGACCTCCCTCTCGAAGTTACACGCGAATCAGAAGTCGTCGCTCGAATACCCGCGGATATACCGCCCATGCGCCATTCGGTTTCCAACATGGTAGACCGGACCTACTGGCGTCCTGAACGGCGTGGGATGCTCCTCATCGGTGTCGGCCACCCCAAAGAGAACGAACTGACGGACCCCGACCAATACTCACGCGACGTTTCCCGCGATTTCGTTGAGGATGTTTCCCGCCGCCTGAGCCACCGGTTGCCGGCAATGGAAGGGACAATGTTTGTCAAAGGATGGAGCGGTCTCTACACCGTTACTCCTGACTGGAACATGATCTTGGACAAAAGCCCCGATGTCGAGGGTTTCTACCTTGCCGTAGGCGGCAGTGGGCACTCCTTCAAGATCTCGCCAGCCATTGGGCTATGTATGGCGGAACTCATCGCAGACGGTGCCGCCAGCACGGTGGACATCACGCCATTGCGAGGGGGGCGTTTCACAGAGCAAACACACCTATCCTCCACCTACGGCGGCAACCGTGCCTAACGACCATCTCTTCCGATCCAGTTTTGCCTCCCGATCTATCGGGGCGGGGCGATATGCGTATTATGTTTTTCAGCAAATATCCACTTTGGCTAAACTTGAAGTGTTAGAAAACGAGGGAGAAGCGAATGAATACAATAGATACTTTCAAAATAGATAAGGGTGCCCTATCGGTCATATCACTTTCTGAAGAATCAGACGACAAAGAATATTGGTACGCTAAAACGCCACAGGAACGCCTGGAAGCCGTTGAATTAATGCGGCAGATTAACTATGGCTACGATCCGACTACCATCCGACTTCAAAGAGTGCTTGAGGTTACTCAACTCACATCAAGTTAAATATCTGCTTATCGGTGGATACGCCGTTGGTTATCATGGCTACTCCCGTGCAACCGGCGATATGGACTTATGGGTGGCAATCCATCAAAATAATGCCGAAAAATTGGTGGATGCCTTGAAAGAATTTGGATTTAATACGCCTCAGTTATCAGCCAATCTCTTTTTGACAGGGAACCAAGTTATCCGAATCGGTGTTCCTCCGATGCGGATCGAGCTTCTGACAACAATATCAGGTGTCAGTTTTGATCGCTGCTATTCAGAGCGAATTGTTGATGTTATAGACGATGTCGAGGTTCATATTATCAACCGGGAACACTTGA from Candidatus Poribacteria bacterium harbors:
- a CDS encoding D-2-hydroxyacid dehydrogenase, whose protein sequence is VFATEPLPEDSELWEMENVLIAPHVSGGTQFEGQYVLEIFGENIGRFVRGELPLRNQVDKSAGF
- a CDS encoding Gfo/Idh/MocA family oxidoreductase, whose translation is MNKLGVGLMGSDVHVSGYIKAFTACPDAELIGVADDEEQIAQDLCRQGQMKYATTDYQQLLDDADIQIILVCTPDLFHAEHAIAALRAGKHDGGRYRKLPKIGANGGRNRTHVHGESIHAI
- a CDS encoding Gfo/Idh/MocA family oxidoreductase, whose product is MGVDIESCRKLVQTVDETGLTFMASQFMRFEPIYKQIKGIYDTEGIGRAFFVEGSYIHDMRSLYNPVTWRSHPSTAQNILIGGGCHPFDLLRWTVGADVTEVHAYSNGYAAQDFPLDDCYIFTFQFENGCVGKVLVTSGCKGRGMGEGFLSIYGTEGTIWKNRIHHPDGRTEEIVAADGNAIQEAVSHFVDCVINGKQPLIDVREGAKTVSALAAGVESAETGKPVKVINWFDS
- the selA gene encoding L-seryl-tRNA(Sec) selenium transferase, coding for MQGKKITPLQGEALRRIPAIEQLLSREPFLTMQEGYSRDLITEALRTVTAEIRGQILNAEIVEPPDESAYAALVRVELESLTTPALRPIVNATGTITHTNLGRSLLSASAAESLAQAAANYVNLEYDLDTGERGHRDRITEPLLKRLTGCEASTIVNNNAAAVLLALNTLARDKEVIVSRGELIEIGGAFRIPDVMEASGAILREVGTTNRTHLRDYENAINENTALMLKVHPSNYKVVGFASTPTMEEITELGRQHSVPTMEDLGSGSLIDLTRYGLPYEPVVRERIDAGVDVVTFSGDKLLGGSQAGIIVGRLDAIEQIRKNPLMRALRVGKLTIAALEATLRLYLNEKELTEKLPMLQRYTRPIAELREVAEKLANHLRQIFGDAIQVTVEHSTAQIGSGSLPVDTLPSLAVSLHAPQISAETLATHFRSQPSPVIGRVQDERLRFDVRTVFDRELTWIGNAAKGVMEQLQAELNLST
- the selB gene encoding selenocysteine-specific translation elongation factor, whose product is MRHVIIGTAGHVDHGKSALIHALTGIETDRLKEEKERGLSIELGFAYFDLPDGSRAGIVDVPGHERFIRNMLSGAYGMDMVLLVVDAKEGVQEQTLEHLEILDLLGISTGILVMTKVDLVTPDQLAESAEMSQEMLVGTTLEGSPTVHVSAITGEGLDKLKSTIVACVINTEAQAERHNGIPRLYVDRVFSMTGFGGVVTGTLMGGAIQREQRLVMLPQGQEVRVRGVQVHNEQAENAQSGQRTALNLSGITKDQIERGNVLCPSGFAEVTDNIDVSLDLLSSFPRMLEHWTRLRFYLGTNETFCRAILLMDEAVLPGDSTQLQLRLEKPILTFKGDRFIVRDFSAQHTVGGGRVINPFAPRHKRFTEETLETLTVWEDADDAEVVRLVLAQNRELCVPEEFLRYYLPYTDADFRGLLKGLEDHQEIVRWAGATPLVSAMDRTEQAQASLINALANFHEDQPLAPGQNTSQLRLQLKLDEIGFEKIVDQLIRQQEIVTDGNLLRLSSHQIQFSAEEEDIKEKVEGIFLDAGINTPAMTELTAQLSKYPPQSVQQTFYALMNLGRFIRIADDLFIHTQIFEEIVNSLTDYLQKNDIITVAEFRELAQTSRKYAVPFLEYCDGQGLTIREGNHRRLRRSQRRA
- a CDS encoding BrnT family toxin, which codes for MEKHGISFRRAATIFNGRVLQWEDNRKDYGEERRIAIGRIEYRILQVVYTLRNRNSRIISARKATKDERRKYLLIYP
- the mutL gene encoding DNA mismatch repair endonuclease MutL, whose product is MPIRILPPDISNKIAAGEVVERPASVVKELVENAIDAESTNINIEIRAGGKRLISVSDNGAGMSREDALIAIERHATSKISIVEDLETIQTFGFRGEALPSIASVSQFELLTRTPDAVEGTKITVEGGVVRPVQASGCSPGTHITVNNLFYNVPARLKFLKTDATELNHITNQVMWAALANPQTQCSLSHNNRSLIDVRACESYLERIRLLYGKEFAENLIEFDADLPNLHLRCFIGKPDFTKANRNYQLFFLNRRPIRSKVLGAALNEAMRSMVPKDRYVVAFLFLTMSGQHVDVNVHPAKIEVRFQNERSLYSGVVRLLHSGIYKNKYIPKIETEDSKIESAQDSTPEGRAIPTARPPERPRIDVDTPVTRTSIFPSGSRESIQPTPTPATTTTPLRPEELDPQQEPLQVESVQRPQHPIPDGTELQLLDFEGVQLKTNLFNTYIVAEGGDRVFLIDQHVAAERVLYERYVEQLKTDSIPVQGLLLPVTIEATPQQLTALDAHNELFEKLGFDVERFGGRTILVRSIPATLPTGLVNATVTDLLDGIGNATTPTIEHLEVQDKALIMLACKSAVKAGDTLTMEEMVNLIKDLSQAKLPFNCPHARPIIVEMHRNELESRFKRR
- a CDS encoding Gfo/Idh/MocA family oxidoreductase, with the translated sequence MAKHYRVGIIGCGRIAERHANAYTAIESTELVAVAEPDPERRLKFDETYGIAGLYENYREMLANKELDIISICTWHPFHCEMTVVAAESGVQAILCEKPMALNLREADQMLEACETTGTKLVIGHQHRFDPQAVNAIEFVKDNAIGELRSIFGHCSSDLLNNGTHVVDLIRYFADDSPIGWVMGQIDRPSDKVNFGHRVEHNAIGQWQFENGVYAILAQGELAPSSYAFQLCGTAGIISVNAPEGRQLQVITKNGELDVSLEKVNPKQAEVEELIGWLEGGPPHRSRGESGRATLEVLMAIMDSSRLRRAIYLPLETQESPLELMIESEQI
- a CDS encoding phytanoyl-CoA dioxygenase family protein; this translates as MLTPEQLQFYKDNGYLLAEGVFTPEEIDECVRETDAMFDRVQQGGRRLEATWGGKWREAQIPKDELGKTSVLSIHNMQYHSAVFTRMLVNPKLGQIVADLIGPNVQLHHTKLHVKPPEKGSPFPMHQDYHYFPYENDSMIAAVVYLEDATVESGCLCVMPGVHKQGVLPHEPDGLYLSPQKYPIENATPCEGSAGDVLLFSYLTPHGSYPNRTDHPRRIVLFQYCSATDQRLKDVHISPGHGLMVHGINPTPDA
- a CDS encoding FAD-binding oxidoreductase; this translates as MVKTADVVIIGGGAIGTSLLYHLTAKGVRNVVLLEKGLLCAGSTGDSAAIMRQHYSNEVSIRLVKKSLEIFQHFPEMFDGTEVLHNVGWYFLVPPEAADIFHDNMAQLKRLGVRTWEVSLEDAAEALPGLNMEGIGCVAHEPDSGYVDPHGMVSAFAAKAKSNGAHVYLQTPARDIKLSNGRVSTVVTDQGEISTPVVVNAAGPWAKAVGQWVGLDLPLEVTRESEVVARIPADIPPMRHSVSNMVDRTYWRPERRGMLLIGVGHPKENELTDPDQYSRDVSRDFVEDVSRRLSHRLPAMEGTMFVKGWSGLYTVTPDWNMILDKSPDVEGFYLAVGGSGHSFKISPAIGLCMAELIADGAASTVDITPLRGGRFTEQTHLSSTYGGNRA